The Linepithema humile isolate Giens D197 chromosome 2, Lhum_UNIL_v1.0, whole genome shotgun sequence genome has a segment encoding these proteins:
- the Tcs3 gene encoding probable tRNA N6-adenosine threonylcarbamoyltransferase, whose protein sequence is MLRIYSFKYSFNHIETEEVKMVIVVGFEGSANKLGVGIIRDQQVLSNIRHTYVTQPGEGFLPRETALHHRKFILDILQKALDDAKINLKDIDVVCYTKGPGMGAPLTVAAVVARTIAQLCNKPIVAVNHCIGHIEMGRLITNSENPIVLYVSGGNTQIIAYSQQRYRIFGETIDIAVGNCLDRFARLLKLSNDPSPGYNIEQLAKKGGKLVPLPYVVKGMDISFSGILSHIEEHLFQWFDTKTFTPEDLCFSLQETVFAMLIEITERAMAHIGSNEVLIVGGVGCNERLQEMMGVMCKERNATLYATDERFCIDNGVMIAVAGLLQYKCKGSTPWMQTTCIQRYRTDDVHVFWRE, encoded by the exons ATGTTACGTATATATTCGTTTAAGTATTCATTTAATCACATTGAGACGGAAGAAGTAAAAATGGTAATTGTTGTCGGTTTTGAGGGTAGTGCAAATAAACTAGGTGTGGGAATAATTCGTGATCAGCAAGTATTATCGAATATACGACATACTTATGTTACTCAACCGGGAGAAG gTTTTCTACCTCGAGAGACAGCACTACatcatagaaaatttatattagatattttgcaaaaagccTTAGATGATGCAAAAATTAACTTGAAAGATATAGATGTTGTTTGTTATACAAAAGGACCAGGAATGGGAGCACCTCTAACAGTTGCCGCTGTAGTAGCTAGAACTATTGCTCAATTATGCAATAAACCTATAGTAGCAGTCAATCACTGCATTGGTCACATTGAGATGGGACGTTTAATCACTAATAGTGAAAATCCTATTGTTTTGTACGTTTCTGGTGGAAATACTCAAATTATTGCGTATTCTCAACAGAGATATCGCATTTTTGGTGAGACAATCGACATAGCGGTTGGAAATTGCCTAGATAGATTTGCAAGACTATTGAAGCTTTCAAATGATCCCAGTCCTGGATATAATATAGAACAGTTGGCAAAAAA GGGTGGAAAGCTAGTACCTTTGCCATATGTTGTGAAAGGGATGGACATATCATTCTCTGGTATTTTAAGTCACATAGAGGAACATCTTTTCCAATGGTTCGATACGAAAACTTTTACTCCTGAAGATTTGTGTTTCTCCTTGCAAGAGACTGTGTTTGCCATGCTCATTGAAATTACAG AGCGCGCAATGGCTCACATAGGATCAAACGAGGTACTGATAGTCGGTGGTGTAGGATGTAATGAAAGACTGCAAGAAATGATGGGTGTCATGTGTAAAGAAAGGAATGCGACTCTTTACGCAACGGATGAGCGATTCTGCATAGACAACGGTGTTATGATCGCGGTTGCTGGATTGCTGCAGTATAAATGTAAGGGCAGCACTCCTTGGATGCAAACTACTTGCATTCAAAGATATAGAACGGACGATGTACATGTTTTTTGGAgagaataa